One window of Lolium rigidum isolate FL_2022 unplaced genomic scaffold, APGP_CSIRO_Lrig_0.1 contig_28943_1, whole genome shotgun sequence genomic DNA carries:
- the LOC124680823 gene encoding sugar transport protein 8-like codes for MAGGFAVDGKVSAGCHREFKAKITWYVWICGIIAATCGLMFGYDIGISGGVTAMDDFLVRFFPAVYARKHRAKEDNYCKFDDQRLQLFTSSLYLAALATSFGASLVCTRFGRKRTMQAASIFFLIGAGLCAGAINIVMLIIGRISLGIGVGFGNQAAPLFLSEIAPAHIRGALNILFQLNVTIGILVANVVNYYTSNIHPAGWRYSLGGAGVPAAVLFLGSLIITETPTSLVERGHREAGRTMLERIRGTEEVDDEFDEIKSACETAAALCAEEKPFRRLRRRESRPPLVIAIVMQIFQQFTGINAIMFYAPVLFQTMGFESNASLLSAVVTGGVNVVSTLVSIILVDKIGRRKLLLEACVQMLIAQVTVGGIMWVQVKANNSPSHPWALAIVVLICVYVSSFAWSWGPLGWLIPSETFPLAIRTAGFSFAVSSNMFFTFVIAQAFLSMMCTMKAFIFFFFAICIVIMGVFVLALLPETKGVPIDEMVDMVWRRHWFWKRYFSDADDAKISNC; via the exons ATGGCCGGAGGTTTTGCAGTAGACGGTAAGGTCAGCGCCGGCTGCCACCGAGAATTTAAGGCAAAGATTACATGGTATGTATGGATCTGTGGAATAATCGCTGCTACCTGTGGGCTCATGTTTGGATACGACATTGGGATCTCTG GTGGTGTGACGGCCATGGATGATTTCCTGGTGAGGTTCTTCCCGGCGGTGTACGCGCGGAAGCATCGTGCCAAGGAGGACAACTACTGCAAGTTCGACGACCAGCGGCTGCAGCTCTTCACGTCGTCTCTCTACCTGGCCGCGCTCGCCACCAGCTTCGGGGCATCCCTGGTGTGCACACGATTTGGCCGCAAGCGCACCATGCAGGCCgcctccatcttcttcctcatcggtgCTGGGCTATGCGCTGGCGCCATCAACATCGTCATGCTCATCATCGGACGCATCTCCCTCGGCATCGGCGTCGGCTTCGGCAACCAGGCGGCGCCGTTGTTCCTCTCCGAGATCGCGCCAGCGCACATCCGCGGTGCACTCAACATCCTCTTCCAGCTCAACGTCACCATCGGGATCCTGGTCGCCAATGTCGTCAACTACTACACCTCCAACATCCACCCGGCCGGATGGAGGTACTCGCTCGGCGGCGCAGGCGTCCCGGCGGCGGTGCTCTTCCTCGGATCCCTCATCATCACCGAGACGCCCACGAGTCTCGTCGAGCGCGGGCACCGCGAGGCCGGCCGCACCATGCTGGAGAGAATCCGCGGCACCGAGGAGGTGGACGATGAGTTCGACGAGATCAAGTCCGCGtgcgagacggcggcggcgctgtGCGCGGAGGAGAAGCCGTTCCGGAGACTTAGGCGTCGGGAGAGCCGGCCGCCGCTGGTGATCGCCATCGTCATGCAGATCTTCCAGCAGTTCACGGGCATCAACGCCATCATGTTCTACGCTCCCGTACTGTTCCAGACCATGGGCTTCGAGAGCAACGCATCGCTCCTCTCCGCCGTGGTGACTGGTGGCGTCAACGTCGTCTCCACCCTCGTCTCCATCATCCTCGTCGACAAGATCGGCCGCCGAAAGCTGCTCTTGGAAGCCTGCGTCCAAATGCTCATCGCCCAG GTGACGGTGGGTGGGATCATGTGGGTGCAAGTGAAGGCGAACAACAGCCCTAGCCACCCGTGGGCGCTGGCCATTGTGGTGCTGATCTGCGTCTACGTGTCCAGCTTCGCGTGGTCGTGGGGTCCACTCGGCTGGCTGATCCCGTCGGAGACGTTCCCGCTGGCGATCCGGACGGCGGGGTTCTCCTTCGCGGTGAGCTCCAACATGTTCTTCACCTTCGTCATTGCGCAGGCGTTCCTGTCCATGATGTGCACCATGAAGgctttcatcttcttctttttcgcTATCTGCATCGTCATCATGGGGGTCTTCGTGCTCGCGCTGCTGCCGGAGACCAAGGGCGTCCCCATCGACGAGATGGTCGACATGGTTTGGCGGCGGCACTGGTTCTGGAAGAGGTACTTCAGTGACGCCGACGACGCCAAGATCAGTAACTGCTAG